The Solanum lycopersicum chromosome 2, SLM_r2.1 DNA window ATTTTGTGTCAAATGTACGagtacttcaaatatttttacaacTTATGGCTAGAAATTATGTTTCAcgaaaatatttccaaaaactATGGCCAAATACACATTAAAACTTCACCCAAAATCTAATTTCCCATACATATTTGGAAATATATGACCAAAGACGAGCTTAATGTATTCATTTAGTCACTTTAACTAAGGTTAATTTCAGTTGCAGACTTTAACCTCAGTAAATGAAATGTGTATTGATATAGGCACAtagattgattaattttttcccTTGTTATTAAAAATTCTTGTTAGTCACAAATTAAAACTTGAGGAGCGGACCTCCTCAGTACATGAAGATAGAAATCAATCCAAGAAGCCATCGCTAATGGAAAAGCAGACACCCATTCACTACAAAAAGTAAATGAAGCTGAAAGAGGTCATCAAGATGATAACTGGATCTAACCTCAAATCGAAAAGGTTCAGATTTTCTTATACAAGGAACTTAAGGGTGCAATGTTGTTGAGGCTGCATCACCAGGTGTCTTGCACTTGCACTTGAAGGGGTTGCCAACTCAGAAAGCGAAGCATCAGAAGAACactggaggaagaaatttatatgCTTATCTAGCTCGCATCACCTAAAGGTAAATAAAAGAGACTATACAGTCACTAATTGATGTTACATTACACTATTAGACACCTAAAAGTTGGCAtaacacaaatattaaattagaaaaaaaaatcagaaccAAGGATGCCGCCGTCGGATCCATCATGCACAAGTTCCTGGGAGTAAGGGCAGCTTCAACCAACTCCCCTACACCCCTCTGCACACATTGTGGCGGATCCATGCCATTCTTCTCCGCCAAACACAACAATGTCACAATGCAGGCATTTAGATATTAACTGAAGCCAAACTTATCTAAGCATATGACTTCAGTCACACGCAGATGTCTATATAATCTAAGAATACTCAGGAGATGGCTAATGCttgattttattgaaaaaggGAAGTGGTAATTACTTGGTGAGGAACTCAAGAGCTATATAAATAGCACCAAAAAGTAAACAAGTGGATAACTCTTCTGAGATGTATTGAGGGGCTATTCCATTGATCAGCCCAAAGACATTCTCAACATTTGTAGTGACTTTTTGTTTTAAGTCCACAAGGTTCGGATTACCTGAACATACAACAGCGGCCAGAGGCATCCCAagaggtcttctccaagaccaagATAGCAACTCATCTCGAAAAAAAATTGCCAGATGATACCATAAGAGCTGGCTTTGCTGCAGATGGCAATTATTTGGTTATCAGCATTCAGGAATTAAACAAAGTAGAATATATGATGTGTGCAGAAATAAATCTTACTTTAGGAGAGACCACAGCCTGAGCAGCAGCACACACGGCAGAAACAACTAAGCCTTCTACTCCAAAATGAGAGAAAAACGCTTGCAAATTTCTGGTCAGGAATGGCACTGGCTCATTAAATTCAATCATTCCATTTGCATCATAAGCAGGATGGAAATCGGTCTGGAAAATTTTTTCGGTGTTTTTAGCAAATACTATCTTGTTTGGAGACCTTCCACCAATTTGGAGCATGAACAACATAAAACTAGAAAGTGCCAACTGGATTACAAACTGCTTTTGAAAGCCCACATGTGATTGCCACTCAAGAGTGTTTTGAACATATACTGTGAGAATATGCTTTCTGTGGCAAAACTTTTTACGATCTCATTATATGCTTGAAGACGGAGATCAACAACAGCACCTGGTGAGATCTATCCAGATATTGCTTGGTTGAGTTGCTTCTTGAAAAATGTGATTGGTAAGTCTGCTTCTTGGTCATTTTTTGCACAATGGTTCTCATAAACCTCCAGGAAAGTGCTGTACATCAAATCATCCTCTACCATGCGAACCTATATCATGAATTTACATGGAgttatttgaaagaaaatagcTCAATGTTGAAAAGTTAGGACAATCAGATAACACAAACAATTAGATATAAAGGCACTTACTGTGAAGAACGCAATTTGCATCACTACAGCAATTGTACTATAACACAATAGAGAATGGCTGCCTTATTTCTGGCTAATAGAGCAAAAAAGGGGGAAAGCTAACACTAGTTTATGAGGTGAAGAAGATTAGTTACTACCTGTGGCTGTACGGGTATAATAATAGGGGTGTGAATGCAGATGTGCCGCTGCCGGACTCCATGTGCTTCTCAAACATCCGATTCATCATACGGAAAAGCTGTAGGATCCGCTCATCAATTCTGGCATTTGGTGTTAAAGATGACTGAACAATAAAATTGCGCTGAGAACCATCTGATCCAATCAGCGTCATATGGCGGAAGCTGCTACGATGTCTCCGCACTATTGGAATATCTGCTGCCACCCTGTCTAACTTCATAGTATGATCTGGTATTACTTCCTGAGGAGAAGATCATAGATCAGGGGAAAGTACTATGGTATCTACTAAAGCTAGAAACAGAACAAGGGAAACCAAGAAACAAGTCCCATTGATCATCACGGACTATCCAACTCATTTGGTATCTTTTGCCTCCATGTCTCAACGATGTCCTTAAGATCAGCATATAGGCTACCATGAACCCCAACAGAAGAATTTCCAGAGATCTTATTTCCATAGGCAATGTCCATGTGACCTTATCCATGTGATGGATTCTCCTGATAAAACTGAAAAACTGAGAAGCAACATTATCCATGTGATGGATTCTCTGTTCCCTCCCATTTCATTGACGAAAAAGAGATCTTGTACCACGATGAAGATAGTCATCTAAGTTGTAGCCCGTAGACCTCATTCTTTCCAAGAGACCAAAAGCATGCTGTGCTTTATCTTGAGAACGGAGAAGGGACTGAAGTAATTTGTTGCAAATTCGTGGCATCAAGCGGACACCTCTCTCCAACGTATACAGGAAGACCTCAACTGCTTGATCCAAGTTTCCTTCCTCACAAAGACTATGAATCAACATTACACAACTTGGGGCTGAAACCATGACGTCAAACTCCACAAGTAAGGAAAAAATCTTCAAAGCCTCGTGTGGCTTGCATTCCTGACACATCCCAATCAACCAAATGTTGTAAGGTGATGAATCAAAGTCTGCCCGTTTTAGGTCAAACTCAAGCAACCCTCTAACTACTTTTTCCAGATCACCTTTCTCTAAGTGTTCCTCAATTAACCCTATCACTTCGCCATCTCGAAAAGCATGGTTTCTCAAATACTGAAACCAAAGGCTAAACGCAATAGAGATCTGTCCCCTCCTACAGGACCAAGTCATAAGGGACTTGTAGACTTCTGCACTTGGCATGCAgccattcttgctcatttggtCAAAGAGTTTAAAAGATTCATCTACCCTGCCAACCCTTTGGAGACCATCAATAAGTGTCCCATATGTAATTGAATCGGGGAAATGCCCCTTGACTTGAAGCTCTTGAAAAAGCTTTAAAGCACCATTAATTAATCCTGATTTGCATAATCCATTGATCAAAATATTATACGTAACTATATTTGGTACAAATCCACAATCAGCCAACTGCATAAGAAGCTTGTAAGCTTTATGGATCTTACCTGTTTCACACAATTTCTCAATCATTTTTTGCAGGCTTACACTGTCAAGGACTCGATCAGCACCTTGAGAGAGACGAAGAAACAATGAAGGGTTTTTACCTATCTCCATTTTGTAAAACATTAGATGAGCCTCCTCAAGCTCACCGGCCTTACAAAGACCATCAATGAGAGTATTGAAAGTTACAACAGAAGGAAAACATCCTAGCTTCTCCATCTCATTGAAAATATGCCTAGCCTCCTCCACGAGGCCGTTTCTGCACATTCCACAAATAACAATAGAGTAAGTATATGTGTCTGGAAAGCAATCATTTTCTGATATTTCTAGCTGAAGTGAACGAGCTTGGTCCAAGACGCCCATATCACAAAAGCCCTTGATCAGAGTATTATAACACTGTGTGTCTGGTTGCACACCTCTCCCTGTCATATCTCTTAGCAAACTCAATGCCTCTTTCACCCTACCTGCACCGGATAAACCCCGAATCATAGTTGTGTACAATACAACATCGGGAACCACATTTTTTTCGAACAAATTTTTAAAGACAGATTGTGCTTCATCAATTCTCTTGGTTCTAACAAAACCATCAATCAGACATGTATATCCCTTTATATCCATTAGATAACCTTCATTTTCAAAAGACCTAAGAAGTACATGTGCTTCATCAACCCTACCTAGTTTACAAAATCCATTAAGCAAGGCATTGTAAGTAACAAAATCCGGCTTACATCCTCTGGTCTTCATCACATTAAGCAGCCTATATGCATCATCAGTTCTCTTAGCCTG harbors:
- the LOC101264179 gene encoding pentatricopeptide repeat-containing protein At1g79540 — encoded protein: MKLLHSPIFRSVYSKSFSTSREMAVSNEVLNIIDRVDPLEPALDELVRFLCPDIISFILEEKRKNPELGFRFFIWAAKRKRFQRWIPKNLIADMLSKDGGFDLYWNVLDKLKFSGIPIASNAFAALIWGYWKVNKAEKAIEAFSRMKDFDCKPNIYTYNMILHIAVQKDAILLALAVYNVMLKLNSQPNSSTFSILIDGLCKSGRTHDALALFDEMTERGVLPSKITYTVILSGLCQAKRTDDAYRLLNVMKTRGCKPDFVTYNALLNGFCKLGRVDEAHVLLRSFENEGYLMDIKGYTCLIDGFVRTKRIDEAQSVFKNLFEKNVVPDVVLYTTMIRGLSGAGRVKEALSLLRDMTGRGVQPDTQCYNTLIKGFCDMGVLDQARSLQLEISENDCFPDTYTYSIVICGMCRNGLVEEARHIFNEMEKLGCFPSVVTFNTLIDGLCKAGELEEAHLMFYKMEIGKNPSLFLRLSQGADRVLDSVSLQKMIEKLCETGKIHKAYKLLMQLADCGFVPNIVTYNILINGLCKSGLINGALKLFQELQVKGHFPDSITYGTLIDGLQRVGRVDESFKLFDQMSKNGCMPSAEVYKSLMTWSCRRGQISIAFSLWFQYLRNHAFRDGEVIGLIEEHLEKGDLEKVVRGLLEFDLKRADFDSSPYNIWLIGMCQECKPHEALKIFSLLVEFDVMVSAPSCVMLIHSLCEEGNLDQAVEVFLYTLERGVRLMPRICNKLLQSLLRSQDKAQHAFGLLERMRSTGYNLDDYLHRGTRSLFRQ